From the genome of Paraburkholderia flava, one region includes:
- a CDS encoding response regulator: MATILLVEDDLNLLRAMETLLKGEGYRVRTAPNGALAMRSARSERPDVVVSDWMMPGMDGVALVNALKSVPQLADIPVVMTSAIASPPGVPIQGFLRKPFPIAKLLDMVHRVLKP; this comes from the coding sequence ATGGCAACGATACTGCTCGTCGAAGACGACCTCAATTTGCTCCGTGCGATGGAAACGCTGTTGAAAGGCGAAGGTTACCGCGTGCGGACTGCGCCCAACGGCGCACTCGCGATGCGCTCGGCGCGCAGCGAGCGTCCCGACGTCGTCGTGTCGGACTGGATGATGCCGGGCATGGACGGCGTCGCGCTGGTGAACGCGTTGAAATCCGTACCGCAGCTCGCCGACATTCCCGTCGTGATGACGTCCGCGATCGCGTCGCCGCCGGGCGTGCCGATCCAGGGCTTTCTGCGCAAACCGTTTCCGATCGCGAAACTGCTCGACATGGTCCATCGGGTGCTCAAGCCCTAA
- a CDS encoding GntR family transcriptional regulator: protein MDGYGEEAEGDANDASPVAEIVDWVARGIIEGRLAPGDDLNSVDLAKRFKVSRTPVREALFVLSREGLVDWSPRRRPRVSAVSLKSVRELYQLRAVLYAQVSLAIADCATDADIAALWQAHQRLADAAAKHDVDGYFWANVAFRDEELRVCGNAIFKEVLDSMRMRTNRLRHLSTSLPGRIERSCADHQRLCEAYAERDGTLAAALNRSIVLSALKAIEASWQGPV, encoded by the coding sequence ATGGACGGATATGGTGAAGAAGCGGAAGGCGATGCGAACGACGCGTCGCCGGTCGCGGAAATCGTGGACTGGGTTGCGCGCGGCATCATCGAAGGGCGGCTCGCGCCAGGCGACGACCTGAATTCGGTCGATCTCGCGAAGCGCTTCAAGGTCAGCCGCACGCCGGTGCGCGAGGCGCTGTTCGTGCTGAGCCGCGAAGGGCTCGTCGACTGGTCGCCGAGACGGCGGCCGCGTGTGTCGGCGGTGAGTCTGAAGTCGGTGCGCGAGCTGTATCAGCTGCGCGCGGTGCTGTATGCGCAGGTGTCGCTCGCGATCGCCGACTGCGCGACCGACGCCGACATCGCGGCGCTATGGCAAGCGCACCAACGTCTCGCCGATGCGGCGGCGAAGCACGACGTCGACGGCTACTTCTGGGCCAACGTCGCGTTCCGTGACGAAGAGCTGCGCGTCTGCGGCAACGCGATCTTCAAGGAAGTGCTCGACTCGATGCGGATGCGGACCAATCGCCTGCGGCATTTGAGCACATCGCTACCGGGGCGGATCGAGCGTTCGTGCGCCGATCATCAACGGCTTTGCGAAGCCTACGCGGAGCGCGACGGCACGCTGGCCGCGGCGCTCAACCGTTCGATCGTGCTGAGCGCGCTGAAAGCGATCGAAGCATCGTGGCAGGGGCCCGTCTGA
- a CDS encoding ABC transporter substrate-binding protein: MKTKTTWKRWLGAVLGVLLVTTGTMATMGTAHAKDWSTIRFGVDPSYPPFESKSADGKLVGFDIDVGNELCRRLNAKCVWVENAFDGMIPGLKARKFDGVLSTMSMTPARVKQIAFSAKLFHVPTRLVAKKGSNIEPTASSLAGKSVGVEQGSMQETYAKTHWGTKGVNIVSYADQDQVYVDLLAGRLDASLQNAVQAERGFLDTSRGAPYAFAGPTLDDSAIFGPGTAIGLRKEDTDLKEKLDGAIAAMIKDGTYKRIADKYFDFDVYGD; this comes from the coding sequence ATGAAAACGAAAACGACATGGAAGAGATGGCTGGGGGCAGTGCTGGGCGTGCTGCTGGTCACGACGGGCACGATGGCTACGATGGGTACGGCTCACGCGAAGGACTGGTCGACGATCCGTTTCGGCGTCGATCCGAGCTATCCGCCGTTCGAATCGAAGTCCGCTGACGGCAAGCTGGTCGGCTTCGATATCGATGTCGGCAATGAACTGTGCCGGCGCCTGAACGCGAAGTGCGTGTGGGTCGAGAACGCATTCGACGGCATGATTCCCGGCCTGAAGGCACGCAAGTTCGACGGCGTGCTGTCGACGATGTCGATGACGCCCGCGCGCGTCAAACAGATCGCGTTCTCCGCGAAGCTGTTCCATGTGCCGACGCGCCTCGTCGCGAAGAAAGGCTCGAACATCGAACCGACCGCGAGTTCGCTCGCCGGCAAATCTGTCGGCGTGGAGCAGGGCTCGATGCAGGAGACCTACGCGAAGACCCACTGGGGCACGAAGGGCGTGAATATCGTGTCGTATGCGGATCAGGACCAGGTCTACGTGGATCTGCTCGCCGGACGACTCGACGCGTCGCTGCAAAACGCGGTGCAGGCCGAGCGCGGCTTTCTCGATACGTCGCGTGGTGCGCCGTATGCATTCGCCGGTCCGACGCTCGACGACAGCGCGATCTTCGGACCCGGCACCGCGATCGGGCTGCGCAAGGAGGATACCGATCTGAAGGAGAAACTCGACGGCGCGATTGCCGCGATGATCAAGGACGGGACCTACAAGCGCATCGCGGACAAGTATTTCGACTTCGACGTGTACGGCGATTAA
- a CDS encoding MmgE/PrpD family protein — MHDTVAHSAVSDALVKFALGPAPEHAAAALESARRAVAHARTRTANAGDAQQDVARLLRTQGSQHDARVQAWTLGALLAGDAPASSSAAIVAAAVTLGDRLSATEKDIAAAAAIGIEAAARVQRAVDSSEYRARWNVASSLGVLGAVLAVARLLGLDEARTQHALGVAATQAAGLARNAGEAMEPIEIGKAAADAIEAALIAKHGFTSAPASIDGRRGFAALMAYRFAAAAIVVDADAAWVTLP, encoded by the coding sequence ATGCATGACACCGTTGCCCATTCCGCTGTTTCCGATGCGCTGGTGAAATTCGCGCTGGGTCCGGCGCCCGAGCATGCGGCCGCTGCACTCGAGTCCGCGCGACGTGCAGTCGCGCATGCACGCACGCGCACCGCGAACGCAGGCGACGCGCAGCAGGACGTCGCGCGGCTGCTGCGCACGCAGGGCTCGCAACACGATGCACGTGTGCAGGCCTGGACGCTCGGCGCACTGCTGGCCGGCGATGCGCCTGCTTCTTCATCGGCGGCTATCGTCGCTGCTGCAGTGACGCTCGGCGATCGACTCTCCGCGACGGAAAAGGATATCGCCGCCGCGGCCGCGATCGGTATCGAAGCGGCTGCGCGCGTGCAGCGCGCCGTCGACAGCAGTGAGTATCGTGCGCGCTGGAACGTCGCGTCGTCGTTGGGCGTGCTCGGTGCGGTGCTTGCGGTTGCGCGACTGCTCGGGCTCGATGAAGCGCGTACGCAGCACGCGCTCGGCGTTGCAGCGACCCAGGCTGCCGGTCTTGCGCGCAATGCGGGCGAAGCGATGGAACCGATCGAGATCGGCAAGGCTGCCGCCGATGCGATCGAGGCTGCGTTGATCGCTAAGCATGGCTTCACGAGCGCGCCGGCTTCGATCGATGGGCGGCGCGGGTTTGCTGCGTTGATGGCGTATCGGTTCGCGGCGGCGGCGATTGTCGTCGATGCTGACGCTGCGTGGGTGACGCTGCCTTAA
- a CDS encoding MFS transporter: MFIEKEIAGHARTGASVSARLDRLPPTRYFSGLVARIATGGWFEFYEMFMAAYIALGLIHSGLYRATTDGLFDVNGFASFLGAFFAGMFIGTVALGGITDRLGRRAVFTCAMLIYSVATFIAAFQNGPLAMDFWRFIAGIGIGVQLITVDTYISELTPHHTRGRYMAFSILVILTSVPVVAVLSYLLVPHVLFGLEGWRWVMIIGSAGAILIWVMRRGLPESPRWLESKGRHEEARAIVDAIEQRVIAETGKPLAPPAVHAAEPPASGNVSFGEMWKGQYFKRTVMLSCFNFFQTFGVYGFGSWVPVLLYTKGITLTHSLLYTMVIAFATPLGAVGAMYCAERFQRKWQLVGCAIVVAVAGTLFGFVREPVPILLFGCAVTIANNWLIGIFHTYQAELYPTRIRARAVGFVFSWSRVSSIFVGFWVAALLKHFGVPAVFVLISSAMFVIVVMVGAFGPRTNGIRLEELSQ; this comes from the coding sequence ATGTTTATCGAGAAGGAAATTGCCGGCCACGCCCGCACCGGCGCGAGCGTGTCGGCGCGGCTGGACCGATTACCGCCGACCCGCTATTTCAGCGGCCTGGTCGCGCGCATCGCGACCGGCGGCTGGTTCGAGTTCTATGAAATGTTCATGGCGGCGTACATCGCGCTCGGGCTGATCCACAGCGGTCTGTATCGCGCGACGACGGATGGCCTGTTCGACGTGAACGGCTTCGCGAGCTTTCTCGGCGCGTTCTTCGCGGGGATGTTCATCGGCACCGTTGCGCTGGGCGGCATCACGGACCGGCTCGGCCGGCGCGCGGTGTTCACCTGCGCGATGCTCATCTATTCAGTGGCGACGTTCATCGCGGCGTTCCAGAACGGACCGCTCGCGATGGACTTCTGGCGCTTCATCGCGGGCATCGGTATCGGCGTGCAGTTGATCACTGTCGACACCTACATCTCCGAACTGACGCCGCACCACACGCGTGGCCGCTACATGGCGTTCAGCATTCTCGTGATCCTCACGTCGGTGCCGGTCGTCGCGGTGCTGTCGTACCTGCTGGTGCCGCACGTGCTGTTCGGTCTCGAAGGCTGGCGCTGGGTGATGATCATCGGCTCGGCGGGCGCGATCCTGATCTGGGTCATGCGCCGCGGACTGCCCGAGTCGCCGCGCTGGCTCGAAAGCAAAGGCCGGCATGAAGAAGCCCGCGCGATCGTCGATGCGATCGAGCAACGCGTGATCGCCGAAACGGGCAAGCCGCTCGCGCCGCCCGCAGTGCATGCCGCTGAGCCGCCGGCATCCGGCAACGTGTCGTTCGGCGAGATGTGGAAGGGGCAGTACTTCAAGCGCACTGTGATGCTGTCGTGCTTCAACTTCTTCCAGACCTTCGGCGTGTACGGCTTCGGTTCATGGGTGCCGGTGCTGCTCTACACGAAGGGCATCACGCTTACGCATTCGCTGCTGTACACGATGGTGATCGCGTTCGCGACGCCGCTCGGTGCGGTCGGCGCGATGTACTGCGCGGAGCGTTTCCAGCGCAAGTGGCAGCTGGTCGGCTGCGCGATCGTGGTGGCGGTTGCAGGCACGCTGTTCGGCTTCGTCCGCGAGCCGGTGCCGATCCTGCTGTTCGGTTGTGCCGTGACGATCGCGAACAACTGGCTGATCGGCATCTTCCACACGTATCAGGCAGAACTCTATCCGACGCGAATCCGCGCCCGCGCGGTCGGCTTCGTGTTCAGCTGGAGCCGCGTCAGTTCCATCTTCGTCGGTTTCTGGGTCGCCGCCTTGCTCAAGCATTTCGGTGTCCCGGCTGTGTTCGTGCTGATTTCATCGGCCATGTTCGTCATCGTCGTGATGGTGGGGGCGTTCGGTCCTCGCACCAACGGCATTCGTCTTGAGGAGTTGTCCCAATGA
- a CDS encoding MmgE/PrpD family protein, with protein sequence MSSIAAAFAHGLHTLAQRPLSAEVAAEARRSLINVIGTSIGASKHQGVDAILAAARDLGAEPAVPVLGRTELVDVHFAALATGFAGHLDDFDDTHLATVIHPAASVLAVLSALAPSTQPTGAQTLTAFALGCEAQLRVGVSISPEHYDRGWHITGTCGVIGCAVAASLLLGLDEATLAQAVSIAASMFVGQREAFGTMTKPYHPGKAASNGIAAARLAQQGQRAVDDVFEAAGGYSHSLSTKVDFDLMNGAMGERWELLSNTYKPYPCGIVAHPAIDAGLALSEKIDDAASIESITLRCHPLVPELMGNPQPKDGLQARFSAIHGVAAALCDKRVGLAQYEDARVVQADVSTVRAKTKLVPDTSVNRDEVFIEARLANGSTVSHHVEHARGSFARPLTATELMDKVRLLIDPQLGDGTTDKIAAAVHALETAADPCALFELCLPSKELNHA encoded by the coding sequence ATGAGTTCCATTGCCGCCGCCTTCGCGCACGGCCTCCATACGCTGGCCCAACGGCCGCTGTCCGCCGAAGTGGCCGCCGAGGCACGCCGTTCCCTGATCAACGTGATCGGCACGTCGATCGGCGCATCGAAACATCAAGGTGTCGACGCGATCCTCGCTGCCGCTCGCGATCTCGGTGCCGAGCCGGCCGTGCCGGTGCTCGGCCGCACTGAACTCGTCGATGTGCATTTCGCGGCGCTCGCGACCGGCTTCGCGGGCCACCTCGACGATTTCGACGACACCCATCTTGCGACCGTGATCCATCCGGCCGCATCGGTACTTGCCGTGCTGAGCGCGCTCGCACCGTCGACGCAACCGACCGGCGCGCAGACGCTCACTGCATTCGCGCTCGGTTGCGAAGCGCAATTGCGGGTCGGCGTGTCGATCTCGCCGGAGCACTACGATCGCGGCTGGCACATCACGGGTACGTGTGGTGTGATCGGCTGCGCGGTTGCGGCTTCGTTGCTGCTCGGTCTCGACGAGGCGACGCTCGCGCAGGCGGTGTCGATTGCCGCGTCGATGTTCGTCGGCCAGCGCGAAGCGTTCGGCACGATGACCAAGCCGTATCACCCGGGCAAGGCTGCGTCGAACGGCATCGCTGCCGCGCGGCTCGCGCAGCAGGGACAGCGCGCAGTCGACGACGTGTTCGAAGCGGCAGGCGGCTATTCGCATTCGCTGTCGACGAAAGTCGATTTCGACTTGATGAACGGTGCGATGGGCGAGCGTTGGGAACTGCTGTCGAACACGTACAAGCCGTACCCGTGCGGGATCGTCGCGCACCCGGCAATCGATGCGGGGCTCGCGCTGTCCGAGAAGATCGACGACGCTGCATCGATCGAATCGATCACGCTGCGCTGCCATCCACTCGTGCCCGAACTGATGGGCAATCCGCAGCCGAAGGACGGACTGCAGGCACGCTTTAGCGCGATCCACGGCGTCGCTGCCGCACTGTGCGACAAGCGCGTCGGCCTCGCGCAGTACGAGGACGCGCGCGTCGTGCAGGCGGATGTATCGACGGTGCGCGCGAAGACGAAGCTCGTGCCGGACACGTCGGTGAATCGCGACGAAGTGTTCATCGAAGCACGGCTCGCGAACGGCAGCACGGTTTCTCATCACGTCGAGCACGCACGCGGCAGCTTCGCGCGACCGCTGACCGCCACCGAACTGATGGACAAGGTGCGCCTGCTGATCGACCCGCAACTGGGCGACGGCACGACCGACAAGATCGCCGCTGCTGTGCACGCTCTGGAAACGGCCGCCGATCCCTGCGCTCTGTTCGAACTCTGTCTCCCTTCGAAGGAATTGAATCATGCATGA
- the aldA gene encoding aldehyde dehydrogenase: MRSDRNFIDGQFVPSSGERIAVYNPATEEAVGHVSAASRADVERAVAVAATAQRAWRKLPAAERAAHLNRFADAIVERAVQIGVALAAESGKSVADASAEARYAAEILRYHAQWARRIEGEIIPSDSPNENLFLMREPIGVVACLIPFNFPIYTLLRKIAPALIAGNTVVVRPSNNTPCSAFEIALAAQQAVLPAGVLNVLAMDHDTAAVLCTQPSVGMITLTGSVGAGRKVLDYCKENIAKPSLELGGKTPAIIEPDANLEAAADALVRSKTTHCGQLCTAIERVYVQRGVHDRFVALLKERMAALRIGDRALDDTRMGPLVNAAARDSVHRMVQRAVEEGATIETGGELPTGPGFFYPPTLLSNCRQQMEIVQEEIFGPVLPVIAYDTIDDALRMANDHQFGLSSVLYTENYRTAMRVANEIEAGELYVNRTPADPYQGFHAGWKRSGLGGDDGKHGMLEFTQTRLVVMPF, translated from the coding sequence ATGCGTTCAGATCGAAATTTCATCGACGGGCAGTTCGTGCCGTCCAGCGGCGAGCGGATCGCCGTCTACAACCCCGCCACCGAAGAAGCCGTCGGGCACGTCAGTGCCGCGAGCCGCGCCGACGTCGAGCGTGCCGTGGCAGTCGCCGCGACCGCGCAGCGTGCGTGGCGCAAGCTGCCGGCCGCCGAGCGCGCCGCGCATCTGAACCGCTTCGCCGATGCGATCGTCGAGCGTGCGGTGCAGATCGGCGTCGCGCTCGCGGCCGAGTCCGGCAAGAGCGTCGCCGACGCGAGCGCCGAAGCGCGCTACGCAGCCGAGATCCTGCGCTATCACGCGCAGTGGGCACGACGCATCGAAGGCGAAATCATTCCGAGCGACAGCCCGAACGAAAACCTGTTTCTGATGCGCGAGCCGATCGGCGTCGTCGCGTGTCTGATTCCGTTCAATTTCCCGATCTACACGTTGCTGCGCAAGATCGCGCCTGCGCTGATCGCGGGCAACACTGTTGTCGTACGGCCGAGCAACAACACGCCGTGCTCCGCATTCGAGATCGCGCTCGCCGCGCAGCAGGCCGTTCTACCCGCAGGCGTGCTGAATGTGCTCGCGATGGATCACGACACCGCCGCCGTGCTGTGCACGCAGCCGTCGGTCGGCATGATTACGCTGACGGGCAGCGTCGGCGCAGGCCGCAAGGTGCTCGACTACTGCAAGGAAAACATCGCGAAGCCGTCGCTGGAACTCGGCGGCAAGACGCCGGCGATCATCGAGCCGGATGCGAATCTCGAAGCCGCTGCCGACGCGCTCGTCCGTTCGAAGACCACCCACTGCGGCCAGCTGTGCACGGCGATCGAACGCGTGTACGTGCAGCGCGGCGTGCACGATCGCTTCGTCGCGTTGCTGAAGGAGCGGATGGCTGCGCTACGCATCGGCGATCGCGCGCTCGACGACACGCGGATGGGTCCGCTCGTCAACGCAGCGGCACGCGACTCGGTGCACCGGATGGTGCAGCGCGCGGTCGAAGAGGGCGCGACGATCGAGACTGGCGGCGAGTTGCCCACGGGCCCCGGCTTCTTCTATCCGCCGACTTTGCTCAGCAATTGCCGTCAGCAGATGGAGATCGTCCAGGAAGAGATCTTCGGACCGGTACTGCCGGTGATCGCATACGACACGATCGACGACGCGCTGCGGATGGCCAACGATCATCAGTTCGGTCTGTCGTCGGTGCTCTACACCGAAAACTATCGCACGGCGATGCGCGTCGCGAACGAGATCGAAGCCGGCGAGCTGTACGTGAACCGCACGCCCGCCGATCCGTATCAAGGGTTTCATGCGGGCTGGAAACGGTCTGGGCTCGGTGGCGATGATGGTAAGCACGGGATGCTTGAGTTCACGCAGACGCGGCTGGTGGTGATGCCGTTTTGA
- a CDS encoding dienelactone hydrolase family protein, with the protein MNSRWIDIKSDDGQTFSGYLSLPPTGNGPAIVLVQEIWGVNEHIRAVADQYALAGYVVLAPDVFWRLQPRVELTYNEADTGTAFGLYQKLDFVKAADDVASAIKTLRTLPEVTGKTGVVGFCLGGQLAYRSAALTKADAAVAYYGGGIDQYLDVAKDVTMPIVFHYALQDQHIPQTAVAAVKEAFAGKSNATFFDYPNTDHGFNCWGRPQMYNQHAAALAHGRTLEFLAQHL; encoded by the coding sequence ATGAACTCACGCTGGATCGACATCAAGAGCGACGACGGACAAACCTTCTCCGGTTACCTGTCGCTGCCACCCACCGGTAACGGCCCGGCCATCGTGCTGGTCCAGGAGATCTGGGGCGTCAACGAACACATCCGCGCCGTGGCCGATCAATATGCGCTCGCCGGCTACGTCGTGCTAGCGCCGGACGTGTTCTGGCGCCTGCAACCGCGCGTCGAACTGACGTACAACGAAGCCGACACGGGCACCGCGTTCGGCCTGTACCAGAAGCTGGATTTCGTGAAAGCCGCCGACGACGTCGCAAGCGCGATCAAGACGCTGCGCACGCTGCCGGAAGTGACGGGCAAGACGGGCGTGGTCGGCTTCTGCCTGGGCGGCCAGCTCGCGTATCGCTCGGCTGCGCTGACGAAAGCGGATGCGGCGGTCGCGTACTACGGCGGCGGCATCGATCAGTATCTCGACGTCGCGAAGGACGTCACGATGCCAATCGTGTTCCACTACGCGCTGCAGGATCAGCACATTCCGCAGACCGCGGTTGCGGCCGTCAAGGAAGCGTTCGCGGGCAAGTCCAACGCGACGTTCTTCGACTATCCGAACACCGATCACGGCTTCAACTGCTGGGGTCGTCCTCAGATGTATAACCAGCATGCGGCTGCGCTGGCGCATGGCCGGACGCTCGAGTTTCTGGCGCAGCATCTGTAA
- the cynS gene encoding cyanase: protein MVSSRDEVTRMIVAAKVAKGLKWADVAEKIGQSKEWTTAACLGQMTFSKSEAETAGEIFGLSDEAVAWLQIVPYKGSLPSAVPTDPLIYRWYEIVNVYGTTIKELIHEEFGDGIMSAIDFSMDIQREADPKGDRVKVMLSGKFLPYKRY from the coding sequence ATGGTATCGAGTCGTGACGAAGTAACCCGGATGATCGTCGCCGCAAAAGTGGCGAAGGGCCTGAAGTGGGCCGACGTCGCCGAGAAGATCGGCCAAAGCAAGGAATGGACGACGGCCGCGTGCCTCGGCCAGATGACCTTCAGCAAGAGCGAGGCCGAAACGGCGGGCGAAATCTTCGGGCTGTCCGACGAGGCCGTTGCGTGGCTGCAGATAGTCCCGTACAAGGGCTCGCTACCCAGTGCGGTGCCGACCGACCCGCTGATCTATCGCTGGTACGAGATCGTCAACGTGTACGGCACGACGATCAAGGAGCTGATTCACGAGGAATTCGGCGACGGGATCATGAGTGCGATCGACTTCTCGATGGACATCCAGCGCGAAGCCGATCCGAAAGGCGATCGCGTCAAGGTCATGCTGTCCGGCAAGTTCCTGCCGTACAAGCGCTACTGA
- a CDS encoding GAF domain-containing protein: protein MFELSTQNPSLSKADHYAELVAQARSLLADEHDLIANAANFSSLVFHSLPDLNWAGFYFHDGHELVVGPFQGKPACVRIALGRGVCGTAAQSRTTQLVRDVHAFPGHIACDSASQSEVVVPLVAADGTLVGVWDVDSPLLNRFDEDDARGMEALCAVFIELAWPHAAAGDVRAK from the coding sequence ATGTTCGAGCTTTCCACCCAGAATCCGTCGCTGTCCAAAGCCGACCACTACGCCGAACTCGTCGCGCAAGCCCGTTCGCTGCTCGCCGACGAGCACGATCTGATCGCCAACGCGGCGAACTTTTCGTCGCTGGTATTTCATTCGCTGCCCGATCTGAACTGGGCCGGCTTCTATTTCCACGACGGTCACGAACTGGTGGTCGGTCCGTTTCAGGGCAAGCCCGCGTGTGTGCGTATCGCACTGGGCCGCGGTGTGTGCGGCACGGCTGCGCAAAGCCGCACGACGCAGCTGGTGCGCGACGTGCACGCGTTCCCCGGTCACATCGCGTGTGACTCCGCATCGCAATCGGAAGTCGTGGTGCCGCTGGTCGCAGCCGATGGCACGCTCGTGGGCGTGTGGGACGTCGATAGTCCCCTGTTGAATCGCTTCGACGAAGACGACGCACGCGGCATGGAAGCGTTATGCGCCGTGTTCATCGAGCTCGCGTGGCCGCACGCCGCAGCAGGCGACGTGCGCGCGAAATAG
- a CDS encoding lysozyme inhibitor LprI family protein, with protein MHSFRSDTGSGTNSCRHRRVAVALCAVMLYVLPGGAAWAASFDCTKAKQPDERAICASRALSEQDVEMAVRFEMLTGLVAMGTRGDMQDAQHDWLQRRGRCGASRSCLATAYRERIDVLKQQYQQLKSRGPF; from the coding sequence ATGCATTCGTTCCGAAGCGATACCGGAAGCGGTACCAATTCATGCCGCCATCGTCGTGTTGCCGTCGCGCTGTGCGCGGTCATGCTCTACGTGCTGCCGGGCGGCGCGGCGTGGGCCGCGAGCTTCGACTGCACGAAGGCGAAACAGCCCGACGAGCGCGCGATCTGCGCGTCGCGTGCGTTGAGCGAGCAGGACGTCGAGATGGCGGTCCGCTTCGAAATGCTGACCGGGCTCGTCGCGATGGGCACGCGCGGCGACATGCAGGACGCGCAGCACGACTGGCTGCAGCGTCGCGGCCGCTGCGGCGCGTCGCGCAGTTGCCTCGCCACCGCGTATCGCGAGCGCATCGATGTGCTCAAGCAGCAGTACCAGCAATTAAAGAGCCGCGGTCCGTTCTAG
- a CDS encoding cytochrome c oxidase assembly protein produces the protein MFLLRLLDPWEPSFGLVVVFIVTAVLYARGARRAHVGPVRQAAFWTGLALFYISLHTRLDYYAEHQFFMHRLQHLVLHHLAPLIMMSAYPGSALRAGLPLRWRQKLRRAQRSGPARAVAAVVLHPTFISLAFVVSVVFWLIPPVQFVAMLDWRIYTFMNWSVAVSGLLYWWMLLDHRPSPPSRARPGLRVLSPVITMTPQILVGAIITFSSQDLYPVFTLCGRAFTSLPPALDQSLGGLIMWVPAAVIESIGAMMALRHMMRLSAMPQRVPPKPRRVPKRARPALQK, from the coding sequence ATGTTCCTGCTTCGTCTGCTCGATCCGTGGGAGCCTTCATTCGGGCTCGTCGTCGTCTTCATTGTCACAGCCGTGCTGTACGCACGCGGCGCGCGGCGCGCGCATGTCGGTCCGGTTCGGCAGGCCGCGTTCTGGACCGGGCTCGCACTGTTCTACATCTCGCTGCACACGCGGCTCGACTACTACGCGGAACATCAGTTCTTCATGCACCGGTTGCAGCATCTGGTGCTGCACCACCTCGCCCCGCTGATCATGATGTCCGCCTATCCGGGCAGCGCGTTGCGTGCGGGGTTGCCGTTGCGCTGGCGTCAGAAGCTGCGGCGCGCGCAACGCAGCGGACCCGCGCGCGCGGTCGCCGCTGTCGTGCTGCACCCGACTTTCATTTCGCTGGCGTTCGTGGTGTCGGTGGTGTTCTGGCTGATTCCGCCGGTGCAGTTCGTCGCGATGCTCGACTGGCGCATCTATACGTTCATGAACTGGTCGGTCGCGGTGAGCGGACTGCTGTACTGGTGGATGCTGCTCGACCACCGGCCGAGTCCGCCGAGCCGCGCGCGACCCGGTCTGCGCGTGCTGTCGCCGGTAATCACGATGACGCCGCAGATTCTCGTCGGCGCGATCATCACGTTTTCGTCGCAGGATCTTTATCCGGTGTTCACGCTGTGCGGCCGCGCGTTTACGTCGTTACCGCCTGCGCTCGATCAGAGTCTGGGCGGGCTGATCATGTGGGTGCCGGCCGCCGTCATCGAGTCGATCGGCGCGATGATGGCGCTGCGCCACATGATGCGGCTGTCCGCCATGCCGCAGCGCGTGCCGCCGAAACCGCGACGCGTACCGAAGCGCGCGCGGCCTGCGCTGCAGAAGTAG
- a CDS encoding M24 family metallopeptidase — protein sequence MNEVAQEAVGQRFSLDTMKYARTMTWKAVDAIAERIKPGMLESEANAVGKEVLAGIGMERIWHPVLVRFGENTLRTFKERSTSDPVLAANDIFFIDIGVVWDGHEGDAGTTYVVGDDAEMHACAKACKTVFDEVEHHWRTTGAGGKALYDYAAARAEAAGWRLNVDIKGHRVSDFPHAIHKAGKLGDYDSRPAEGLWILEIQIAHRERPFGAFYEDLLV from the coding sequence GTGAACGAAGTGGCACAGGAAGCGGTGGGCCAGCGTTTCTCGCTGGATACGATGAAGTACGCACGCACGATGACGTGGAAAGCAGTCGATGCAATCGCCGAGCGCATCAAGCCGGGCATGCTCGAGTCCGAGGCTAACGCGGTCGGCAAGGAGGTGCTCGCGGGCATCGGCATGGAGCGGATCTGGCATCCGGTGCTGGTCCGGTTTGGCGAGAACACGCTGCGCACGTTCAAGGAGCGCTCGACGAGCGATCCGGTGCTGGCCGCGAACGATATTTTCTTCATCGATATCGGCGTGGTGTGGGACGGTCACGAAGGCGATGCGGGCACCACGTACGTGGTCGGCGACGATGCGGAGATGCACGCGTGCGCGAAGGCGTGCAAGACCGTGTTCGATGAAGTCGAGCATCACTGGCGCACGACCGGCGCCGGCGGCAAGGCGCTATACGACTACGCAGCGGCGCGCGCCGAAGCGGCGGGCTGGCGGTTGAACGTCGACATCAAGGGACATCGCGTGAGCGACTTCCCGCACGCGATTCACAAGGCCGGCAAGCTCGGCGACTACGATTCGCGTCCCGCCGAAGGATTGTGGATACTCGAAATCCAGATCGCGCATCGGGAGCGTCCGTTCGGCGCGTTCTACGAAGATCTGCTGGTGTAA